A DNA window from Daucus carota subsp. sativus chromosome 3, DH1 v3.0, whole genome shotgun sequence contains the following coding sequences:
- the LOC108212475 gene encoding uncharacterized protein LOC108212475: MDKSWIKEDRDSLEYEIGVENFLIFAEENAKNIKSIPCPCARCVNFKNLPIKTIRGHLYENGFSLGYLEWIWHGEESGRSNRSSAHSTHAVDELDQNFEIKTNDVYEAAYNDGDYDKESFDFKRFVADAEQPLFEGSECTKLESLLKLQNWKARFGISDTAFSDLLSSVGSILPKDNVLPTNAYETKKTLRDLGLEYVKYHACPNDCILYRGIYENASVCPKCHLTRWKVARDGIVRVNNPAKIMWYFPIIPRFRRMFKSESTAELLTWHASNRIQDGLMRHPADSPSWRNIDYRYPEFGRESRNLRLVLSADGINPHNNGLTNRYTCWPVVLTTYNLPLWLCVKRKFLMLSILVPGPHEPGNNIDVYLQPLIDDLKQLWEVGEPNVYDAHTFLI; encoded by the coding sequence ATGGATAAGTCGTGGATCAAAGAAGATAGGGATTCTTTAGAGTATGAAATTGGGGTTGAAAACTTCTTGATATTTGCTGAAGAAAATGCCAAGAATATTAAGTCAATTCCTTGCCCCTGTGCACGCTGCGTGAATTTTAAAAACTTACCAATAAAAACAATTAGAGGTCATCTGTATGAGAATGGATTTAGTTTGGGGTATTTAGAGTGGATTTGGCATGGAGAGGAGTCCGGTAGGAGTAATAGGTCATCTGCTCATAGTACTCACGCTGTAGATGAATTAGATCAAAACTTCGAAATAAAAACCAATGATGTGTACGAGGCAGCCTATAATGATGGTGATTATGATAAGGAATCCTTTGACTTCAAGAGGTTTGTTGCTGACGCAGAGCAACCTCTGTTTGAGGGAAGTGAGTGCACGAAATTAGAGTCATTGTTAAAACTACAAAACTGGAAAGCTAGATTTGGCATTAGTGACACGGCCTTCTCTGATCTACTATCCTCTGTAGGCTCTATCCTTCCCAAAGATAATGTTCTGCCTACTAATGCATATGAGACAAAGAAAACCCTTAGGGACTTGGGACTTGAGTATGTAAAATACCATGCTTGTCCTAATGACTGCATATTATACAGAGGTATATATGAAAATGCCTCTGTATGTCCCAAGTGTCATCTTACTCGCTGGAAGGTTGCAAGGGATGGTATAGTTAGGGTTAATAATCCTGCAAAAATAATGTGGTATTTTCCCATCATTCCAAGATTCCGACGGATGTTCAAATCTGAATCCACTGCAGAATTATTAACCTGGCATGCAAGCAATCGAATTCAAGATGGGTTAATGCGTCATCCTGCCGACTCTCCTTCTTGGAGAAACATCGATTATAGGTACCCTGAGTTTGGCAGAGAGTCAAGAAATTTACGCTTAGTATTGTCAGCCGATGGTATAAACCCGCATAATAATGGGCTAACCAATAGGTACACCTGTTGGCCTGTTGTGTTAACAACGTATAACCTTCCTCTATGGTTGTGCGTGAAAAGAAAGTTTTTGATGCTAAGCATATTAGTTCCAGGTCCCCACGAGCCAGGAAATAACATTGATGTATATTTGCAACCACTGATAGATGATTTAAAGCAGCTTTGGGAAGTAGGTGAACCAAATGTTTACGATGCTcatacttttttaatttaa